A genome region from Streptomyces sp. NBC_01296 includes the following:
- a CDS encoding 6-phosphofructokinase, with the protein MKVGVLTGGGDCPGLNAVIRAVVRKGVQEYACEFIGFKDGWRGAVEGDVVPLGISAVRGILPRGGTILGSSRTNPFKQENGVRQIKENLAKYDVEALVAIGGEDTLGVAAKLYGEYGIPCVGVPKTIDNDLSATDYTFGFDTAVGIATEAIDRLHTTAESHMRVLVVEVMGRHAGWIALHSGLAGGANVILIPEQRFDVDQVCAWVTSRFKASYAPIVVVAEGAMPKDGEMVLKDATTDSFGHVRLSGVGEWLAKEIEARTGKEARTTVLGHIQRGGTPSAFDRWLATRFGLHAIDAVHDGDFGKMVALKGTDIVRVPIADATARLKTVDPALYEEVGVFFG; encoded by the coding sequence ATGAAGGTCGGAGTGCTGACGGGCGGCGGCGACTGCCCGGGGCTCAACGCGGTGATCCGGGCCGTCGTCCGCAAGGGCGTCCAGGAGTACGCGTGCGAGTTCATCGGCTTCAAGGACGGCTGGCGCGGCGCGGTCGAGGGGGACGTCGTCCCGCTCGGCATCTCCGCCGTCCGCGGCATCCTGCCGCGCGGCGGCACCATCCTCGGCTCCTCGCGGACCAACCCGTTCAAGCAGGAGAACGGGGTCCGGCAGATCAAGGAGAACCTCGCGAAGTACGATGTCGAGGCCCTCGTCGCGATCGGCGGCGAGGACACGCTGGGCGTGGCGGCCAAGCTGTACGGGGAGTACGGCATCCCGTGCGTCGGCGTCCCGAAGACCATCGACAACGACCTGTCGGCCACGGACTACACCTTCGGCTTCGACACGGCGGTGGGCATCGCCACGGAGGCCATCGACCGGCTGCACACCACGGCCGAGTCGCACATGCGGGTGCTGGTCGTCGAGGTGATGGGCCGGCACGCGGGCTGGATCGCCCTGCACTCGGGGCTGGCGGGCGGCGCCAACGTCATCCTCATCCCGGAGCAGCGCTTCGACGTGGACCAGGTGTGCGCGTGGGTGACCTCGCGGTTCAAGGCGAGCTACGCGCCGATCGTGGTGGTCGCCGAGGGGGCCATGCCCAAGGACGGGGAGATGGTGCTGAAGGACGCCACCACCGACTCGTTCGGGCACGTCCGGCTGTCGGGCGTGGGGGAGTGGCTGGCCAAGGAGATCGAGGCGCGGACCGGCAAGGAGGCCCGGACCACGGTGCTCGGGCACATCCAGCGCGGCGGCACGCCGAGCGCGTTCGACCGGTGGCTGGCGACGCGGTTCGGGCTGCACGCGATCGACGCCGTGCACGACGGTGACTTCGGGAAGATGGTCGCGCTGAAGGGGACGGACATCGTGCGGGTGCCGATCGCGGACGCGACGGCGAGGCTGAAGACGGTGGACCCGGCGCTGTACGAGGAGGTCGGGGTGTTCTTCGGCTGA
- a CDS encoding chorismate-binding protein, whose product MDTSRPAPSRLLELLDDSCPPFALLRRRTPGRDHDTVEVLTGPVHEAGLLAELPVRELPTLALVPFRQIRERGFDVRDDGTPLSVLAAEEAYEVPLAEALAALPDHPVRVEAGGFDVPDEEYAATVERVIRDEIGRGEGANFVIRRTYEGRIDGFGRADALALFRRLLLGERGAYWTYVVHTGDRTLVGASPEVHVRMSGSTVVMNPISGTYRYPAGGPTAESLLAFLGDRKETEELSMVVDEELKMMCTVGDRGGAVVGPRLKEMAHLAHTEYELRGRSSLDVREVLRETMFAATVTGSPVQNACRVIERYEAGGRGYYAGALALLGVDASGSQTLDSPILIRTADIAADGALRVAVGATLVRHSDPAGEVAETHAKAAGVLAALGVRPAAPRPAFGATGLAADPRVQAALAARRQDLAPFWLRMQDRPPARVGHALVVDGEDTFTAMLAHVLRVTGLEVTVRRYDDPGLRETALSWTGPVVLGPGPGNPADAADPKMRMLRGLAGALLAGHRRGLLGVCLGHELLAAELGLPLIRKAEPAQGAQTRIDFFGREEVVGFYNTYTAHCPDEQAARLAERGVEISRDPATAEVHALRASAFAGVQFHPESILTLRGADLLRELLVAVTTATV is encoded by the coding sequence ATGGATACCAGCCGCCCGGCGCCCAGCCGCCTGCTCGAGCTGCTCGACGACTCCTGCCCGCCGTTCGCCCTGCTGCGCCGCCGGACCCCCGGCCGCGACCACGACACCGTCGAGGTGCTGACCGGCCCGGTCCACGAGGCCGGGCTCCTCGCCGAGCTGCCCGTACGGGAGCTGCCCACCCTCGCCCTCGTCCCGTTCCGGCAGATCCGCGAGCGCGGGTTCGACGTACGCGACGACGGCACGCCGCTGAGCGTGCTGGCCGCCGAGGAGGCGTACGAGGTCCCCCTCGCGGAGGCACTGGCCGCGCTGCCGGACCACCCGGTGCGGGTCGAGGCCGGCGGCTTCGACGTGCCCGACGAGGAGTACGCGGCGACCGTCGAGCGGGTGATCCGGGACGAGATCGGCCGCGGCGAGGGCGCGAACTTCGTCATCCGGCGCACGTACGAGGGCCGGATCGACGGCTTCGGGCGGGCCGACGCGCTCGCGCTGTTCCGGCGGCTGCTGCTGGGCGAGCGGGGTGCGTACTGGACGTACGTCGTGCACACCGGTGACCGGACGCTGGTCGGGGCCAGCCCCGAGGTGCACGTGCGGATGTCCGGCAGCACGGTCGTGATGAACCCGATCAGCGGGACCTACCGCTATCCGGCCGGGGGCCCGACGGCCGAGTCCCTCCTCGCCTTCCTCGGCGACCGCAAGGAGACCGAGGAGCTGTCCATGGTCGTGGACGAGGAACTGAAGATGATGTGCACGGTCGGCGACCGGGGCGGGGCCGTCGTCGGTCCGCGGCTGAAGGAGATGGCGCACCTCGCGCACACCGAGTACGAGCTGCGCGGCCGGTCCTCGCTGGACGTACGGGAGGTGCTGCGCGAGACGATGTTCGCGGCGACGGTGACCGGTTCGCCGGTGCAGAACGCCTGCCGGGTGATCGAGCGGTACGAGGCCGGCGGGCGCGGCTACTACGCGGGGGCGCTGGCGCTGCTGGGCGTGGACGCCTCGGGGTCCCAGACGCTGGACTCCCCGATCCTGATCCGGACCGCGGACATCGCGGCGGACGGCGCGCTGCGGGTGGCGGTGGGCGCCACGCTGGTCCGGCACTCGGACCCGGCGGGCGAGGTCGCGGAGACGCACGCGAAGGCGGCCGGGGTACTGGCCGCGCTCGGGGTCCGCCCGGCGGCCCCGCGGCCGGCGTTCGGGGCGACCGGCCTCGCGGCCGACCCCCGGGTCCAGGCGGCCCTGGCGGCGCGCCGCCAGGACCTGGCGCCGTTCTGGCTCCGGATGCAGGACCGGCCGCCGGCCCGGGTCGGCCACGCGCTGGTGGTGGACGGGGAGGACACCTTCACGGCGATGCTGGCCCATGTGCTGCGGGTGACGGGGCTGGAGGTGACGGTACGCCGCTACGACGATCCCGGGCTGCGGGAGACGGCCCTGTCCTGGACCGGCCCGGTCGTCCTGGGCCCGGGGCCGGGGAATCCGGCGGACGCGGCCGACCCGAAGATGCGGATGCTGCGCGGGCTGGCCGGCGCACTGCTGGCCGGGCACCGCCGCGGCCTGCTCGGGGTCTGCCTGGGGCACGAACTGCTGGCGGCGGAGCTGGGCCTGCCGCTGATCCGCAAGGCGGAGCCGGCGCAGGGGGCGCAGACGCGGATCGACTTCTTCGGGAGGGAAGAGGTGGTGGGCTTCTACAACACGTACACGGCGCACTGCCCCGACGAGCAGGCCGCGCGCCTGGCGGAGCGGGGCGTGGAGATCTCGCGCGACCCGGCGACGGCCGAGGTCCACGCCCTCCGCGCCTCCGCCTTCGCAGGTGTCCAGTTCCACCCGGAATCGATCCTCACCCTCCGGGGCGCCGACCTGCTCCGCGAGCTCCTGGTCGCGGTGACGACGGCCACGGTCTAG
- a CDS encoding class II 3-deoxy-7-phosphoheptulonate synthase translates to MYEVTVNAETQAPAAKATWRDLPAAQQPSYPDAEALRAVVADLESYPPLVFAGECDQLRARLGAVAKGEAFLLQGGDCAEAFDAVSAEHIRAKLKTLLQMSAVLTYAASVPVVKVGRIAGQYSKPRSKDTETRDGVTLPTYRGDSVNGFAFTEGDRIPDPERLKRMYHASASTLNLVRAFTTGGYADLRQVHAWNQDFVKSSPSGQRYEQLAREIDNALNFMKACGTDPAEFKAVEFYASHEALLLDYEGALTRTDSRTGKLYDTSGHMVWIGERTRQLDHAHIEFCSQISNPIGIKLGPTTTVDEALTYIDRLDPEREPGRLTFVVRMGADKVRDKLPELVEKVTASGATVAWVTDPMHGNTFEAASGHKTRRFDDVLDEVKGFFEVHKGLGTHPGGIHVELTGDDVTECVGGGDEIFVDDLHQRYETACDPRLNRSQSLDLAFLVAEMYRDQ, encoded by the coding sequence GTGTACGAGGTGACCGTGAACGCTGAAACCCAAGCCCCCGCCGCCAAGGCGACCTGGCGAGACCTTCCCGCGGCGCAGCAGCCTTCGTACCCCGATGCCGAGGCACTGCGCGCTGTCGTCGCGGACCTCGAGTCGTATCCTCCGCTCGTTTTCGCGGGCGAGTGCGACCAGCTGCGCGCCCGTCTGGGAGCCGTCGCCAAGGGCGAGGCGTTCCTGCTGCAGGGCGGCGACTGTGCCGAGGCCTTCGACGCCGTGTCCGCCGAGCACATCCGAGCCAAGCTGAAGACGCTGCTCCAGATGAGCGCCGTCCTGACGTACGCGGCCTCCGTGCCGGTCGTCAAGGTCGGCCGCATCGCCGGCCAGTACTCCAAGCCGCGCTCCAAGGACACCGAGACCCGCGACGGCGTCACCCTGCCGACCTACCGCGGCGACTCCGTCAACGGCTTCGCCTTCACCGAAGGGGACCGGATCCCGGACCCCGAGCGGCTGAAGCGCATGTACCACGCGTCCGCGTCGACGCTGAACCTGGTGCGCGCCTTCACCACCGGCGGTTACGCCGACCTGCGCCAGGTGCACGCCTGGAACCAGGACTTCGTGAAGTCCTCCCCGTCCGGGCAGCGCTACGAGCAGCTCGCGCGGGAGATCGACAACGCGCTGAACTTCATGAAGGCGTGCGGTACCGACCCGGCCGAGTTCAAGGCCGTCGAGTTCTACGCCTCCCACGAGGCGCTGCTGCTCGACTACGAGGGCGCGCTGACCCGCACCGACTCGCGTACCGGCAAGCTGTACGACACCTCCGGCCACATGGTCTGGATCGGTGAGCGCACGCGCCAGCTGGACCACGCGCACATCGAGTTCTGCTCGCAGATCTCCAACCCGATCGGCATCAAGCTCGGCCCGACCACCACGGTGGACGAGGCGCTGACGTACATCGACCGCCTGGACCCCGAGCGCGAGCCGGGCCGGCTGACCTTCGTCGTCCGCATGGGCGCCGACAAGGTCCGCGACAAGCTCCCCGAGCTGGTCGAGAAGGTCACGGCCTCGGGCGCGACCGTCGCCTGGGTCACCGACCCGATGCACGGCAACACCTTCGAGGCGGCCTCCGGCCACAAGACGCGCCGTTTCGACGACGTGCTCGACGAGGTCAAGGGCTTCTTCGAGGTCCACAAGGGCCTCGGCACCCACCCGGGCGGCATCCACGTCGAGCTCACCGGTGACGACGTCACCGAGTGCGTGGGCGGCGGCGACGAGATCTTCGTCGACGACCTGCACCAGCGCTACGAGACGGCCTGCGACCCGCGGCTCAACCGCAGCCAGTCCCTGGACCTGGCCTTCCTCGTCGCGGAGATGTACCGCGATCAGTAA
- a CDS encoding (2Fe-2S)-binding protein, which produces MYVCSCFGITDKQVKDHAAAGACTPRQIASVTKAGTDCGSCVRTIQGILGRGACPRRELLEKGNAAAVLAVDPELAEAA; this is translated from the coding sequence GTGTACGTCTGCTCTTGCTTCGGGATCACCGACAAGCAGGTCAAGGATCACGCGGCCGCCGGGGCCTGCACCCCCCGCCAGATCGCCTCGGTCACCAAGGCCGGCACCGACTGCGGATCCTGCGTGCGCACCATCCAGGGCATCCTGGGCCGCGGGGCCTGCCCGCGCCGGGAGCTGCTGGAGAAGGGCAACGCGGCAGCCGTGCTCGCCGTCGACCCGGAGCTCGCGGAAGCCGCGTAA
- the bfr gene encoding bacterioferritin: MQGDPEVLEFLNEQLTGELTAINQYWLHYRIQDNKGWTKLANYTRAESIDEMKHADKITERILMLDGLPNYQRLFHVRVGQTLTEMFQADRQVEVEAIDRLKRGIEVMRGKGDVTSARLFEEILGDEEHHIDYLDTQLELIESIGEPLYIAQLIEQPES; the protein is encoded by the coding sequence ATGCAGGGCGACCCCGAGGTCCTCGAGTTTCTGAACGAGCAGTTGACCGGCGAGCTCACGGCGATCAACCAGTACTGGCTCCACTACCGGATCCAGGACAACAAGGGTTGGACCAAGCTCGCGAACTACACCCGTGCCGAGTCCATCGACGAGATGAAGCACGCGGACAAGATCACCGAGCGCATCCTCATGCTGGACGGGCTGCCGAACTACCAGCGCCTCTTCCACGTACGGGTCGGCCAGACCCTGACGGAGATGTTCCAGGCGGACCGGCAGGTCGAGGTCGAGGCAATCGACCGCCTCAAGCGCGGGATCGAGGTGATGCGCGGCAAGGGCGACGTGACCTCGGCGCGCCTCTTCGAGGAGATCCTGGGGGACGAGGAGCACCACATCGACTACCTCGACACCCAGCTGGAGCTCATCGAGAGCATCGGGGAGCCGCTCTACATCGCGCAGCTGATCGAGCAGCCGGAGAGCTGA
- a CDS encoding sulfite oxidase-like oxidoreductase, with protein MGQPESRESPGAEQLELPPGQRLQRGWPVTHYGPVPKFKPDRWEFRVFGATADGDKRCWNHEEFTALPFESVVADLHCVTKFSMQGAEWGGILARDILALAPPSPQVTHVMVWAEYGFSSNLRLADFASDRTVFATHEGGELLTAEHGFPVRLVVPHLYAWKGPKWVRGVEYMTADRRGFWEERGYHNIGDAWREQRYSYQEEPGDGPEI; from the coding sequence ATGGGTCAGCCGGAAAGCCGGGAATCTCCGGGAGCAGAGCAGCTGGAGCTTCCACCGGGGCAGCGGTTGCAGCGAGGCTGGCCGGTCACCCACTACGGCCCGGTCCCCAAGTTCAAGCCCGACCGTTGGGAGTTCCGCGTCTTCGGAGCCACCGCCGACGGTGACAAGCGCTGCTGGAACCACGAGGAATTCACGGCCCTGCCGTTCGAATCGGTCGTGGCGGACCTGCACTGCGTGACGAAGTTCAGCATGCAGGGCGCCGAATGGGGCGGGATCCTCGCCCGCGACATCCTCGCCCTGGCGCCGCCGTCGCCGCAGGTCACGCACGTGATGGTGTGGGCCGAGTACGGCTTCAGCTCCAATCTGCGGCTGGCCGACTTCGCCTCCGACCGGACCGTCTTCGCCACCCACGAGGGTGGTGAACTGCTCACCGCCGAACACGGTTTCCCGGTGCGGCTCGTGGTCCCGCACCTGTACGCCTGGAAGGGCCCGAAGTGGGTCCGCGGCGTCGAGTACATGACCGCCGACCGCCGCGGCTTCTGGGAGGAGCGCGGCTACCACAACATCGGCGACGCCTGGCGCGAGCAGCGCTACTCGTACCAGGAGGAGCCGGGGGACGGCCCCGAGATCTAG
- a CDS encoding DUF4396 domain-containing protein — translation MEHAHAHHEHDAHHQHHDSDHGGQGTGHGHGHGHGKASWAVAAKATLHCLTGCAIGEVLGMVIGTALGWGNVGTTILAIVLAFFFGYALTLRGILAAGVDLRTAVRVALAADTLSIAVMELIDNGVIALWPGAMDAHLADALFWIVLAISLALAFVVTTPVNKWLIGRGKGHAIVHRYHR, via the coding sequence ATGGAACACGCGCACGCACACCACGAGCACGACGCCCACCACCAGCACCACGACAGCGACCACGGCGGCCAAGGCACCGGCCACGGCCACGGCCACGGCCACGGCAAGGCGAGCTGGGCCGTGGCGGCCAAGGCCACCCTCCACTGCCTCACCGGCTGCGCCATCGGCGAGGTGCTCGGCATGGTCATCGGCACGGCGCTGGGTTGGGGAAACGTTGGGACGACGATCCTGGCGATCGTCCTCGCGTTCTTCTTCGGCTACGCCCTCACCCTGCGCGGGATCCTCGCCGCCGGCGTGGACCTGCGTACGGCCGTCCGGGTGGCGTTGGCCGCGGACACTCTTTCGATCGCCGTCATGGAACTGATCGACAACGGCGTGATCGCGCTGTGGCCGGGAGCGATGGACGCGCACCTCGCGGACGCGCTGTTCTGGATCGTGCTGGCGATCTCGCTCGCGCTCGCCTTCGTCGTCACGACGCCGGTCAACAAGTGGCTGATCGGCCGCGGCAAGGGCCACGCGATCGTGCACCGCTACCACCGCTGA
- a CDS encoding deoxyribonuclease IV codes for MRNPVGGHVPVAGGLASVGLTYAREMGAEAVQVFVANPRGWATPVGNPAQDELFRAGCAAGSVPAYVHAPYLINFGSHTEATVEKSVESLRHSLRRGREIGALGVVVHTGSATGGRPREAAYAQVREHMLPLLDELVHDDDPFLLLESTAGQGSSLCSRTWDFGPYFEALEHHPKLGICLDTCHIFAAGHDLAEPGGAKQTLDLLVDTVGQGRLKLIHANDSKEGVGAHKDRHANIGQGHIGRDAFAELFTHPATEGVPLIIETPGGKEGHAADVALLKELRELH; via the coding sequence ATGCGCAATCCGGTGGGCGGGCACGTCCCCGTCGCCGGCGGGCTCGCCTCGGTGGGGCTGACGTACGCGCGGGAGATGGGTGCGGAGGCCGTCCAGGTCTTCGTGGCCAATCCCCGCGGCTGGGCCACCCCGGTCGGGAACCCGGCGCAGGACGAGCTGTTCCGGGCCGGGTGCGCGGCCGGGTCGGTCCCGGCGTACGTGCACGCGCCGTACCTGATCAACTTCGGCTCGCACACCGAGGCGACCGTGGAGAAGTCGGTGGAGTCGCTGCGGCACTCGCTGCGCCGCGGCCGGGAGATCGGTGCGCTCGGGGTGGTCGTCCACACCGGCTCGGCGACCGGAGGACGCCCGCGCGAGGCGGCGTACGCGCAGGTCAGGGAGCACATGCTGCCGCTGCTGGACGAGCTGGTGCACGACGACGACCCGTTCCTGCTGCTGGAGTCCACGGCCGGGCAGGGCTCCTCACTGTGCTCGCGGACGTGGGACTTCGGCCCGTACTTCGAGGCCCTGGAGCACCACCCGAAGCTCGGGATCTGCCTGGACACCTGCCACATCTTCGCCGCTGGGCACGATCTGGCGGAGCCGGGCGGCGCCAAGCAGACGCTGGACCTGCTGGTGGACACGGTGGGCCAGGGGCGGCTGAAGCTGATCCACGCGAACGACTCGAAGGAGGGCGTGGGCGCCCACAAGGACCGCCACGCCAACATCGGGCAGGGCCACATCGGCCGGGACGCCTTCGCCGAGCTGTTCACGCACCCCGCGACGGAGGGCGTCCCGCTGATCATCGAGACGCCGGGCGGCAAGGAAGGCCACGCGGCGGACGTGGCGCTGCTGAAGGAGCTGCGCGAGCTCCACTGA
- the pknB gene encoding Stk1 family PASTA domain-containing Ser/Thr kinase: protein MDTTLDDPLVGQTLDGRYRVDARIAAGGMATVYRAVDTRLDRVLALKVMHPALAADGGFVDRFIREAKSVARLAHPNVVAVFDQGTDGPYTYLAMEYVSGCTLRDVLRERGALQPRAALDILEPVLAALGAAHRAGFVHRDMKPENVLIGDDGRVKVADFGLVRSVDSVTSTTGSVLGTVSYLAPEQIESGSGDTRVDVYACGVVLYEMLTGSKPHSGATPAQVLYQHLHEDVPQPSAAVPGLPGVLDQLVAYAAARDPELRPSDAAALLGLTLDARAVLSDADLDAVPPQARAGTRSATEDRTGVIPRPVAAQPPVNLTSRLELPDRPEPAPAQAAPPAPRRPRRGTLLVIAGVLLALGLGTGVWYINAGQFTKVPNLLGKTEAQAKSELSAAGLGVKRIDRKFSDAFDRGTVMNSDPASGKRIRGNGAVVLTVSRGPEVVVVPDVKGTTLEDAKAELTKSGLAPGLVTQAFSQDIAQGSVISTDPTGGQKRPTDTAVAILVSKGRPVQVPNVAGRPLDQARATLQDAGLKVETAAEQVNSPFPAGTVANQSIGAGAQAATGDTVTLTVSKGPRQIPVPNVTGQEADVARRTLEAAGFKVKVERPFLAFSNTVDAQSVPGGQSAPEGSTIVLRTKGL, encoded by the coding sequence GTGGATACGACCCTGGATGACCCCCTCGTCGGGCAGACACTCGACGGCCGCTACCGCGTCGACGCCCGCATCGCGGCCGGCGGGATGGCCACGGTCTACCGGGCCGTCGACACCCGCCTCGACCGCGTGCTCGCGCTGAAGGTGATGCACCCGGCGCTCGCCGCCGACGGCGGCTTCGTCGACCGGTTCATCCGCGAGGCCAAGTCCGTGGCCCGCCTCGCGCACCCCAACGTCGTCGCCGTCTTCGACCAGGGCACCGACGGGCCGTACACGTACCTCGCCATGGAGTACGTCTCCGGCTGCACCCTGCGCGACGTGCTCCGCGAGCGCGGCGCGCTCCAGCCCCGCGCCGCCCTCGACATCCTCGAGCCCGTCCTGGCCGCGCTCGGCGCCGCCCACCGGGCCGGATTCGTGCACCGCGACATGAAGCCCGAGAACGTCCTGATCGGCGACGACGGCCGGGTCAAGGTGGCGGACTTCGGGCTGGTCCGGTCCGTCGACTCGGTCACCAGCACCACCGGCTCCGTCCTCGGCACCGTCTCCTACCTCGCCCCCGAGCAGATCGAGAGCGGCAGCGGCGACACCCGCGTGGACGTCTACGCCTGCGGTGTCGTCCTGTACGAGATGCTCACCGGCTCCAAGCCGCACTCCGGCGCCACTCCCGCCCAGGTGCTCTACCAGCACCTGCACGAGGACGTGCCGCAGCCGTCGGCCGCCGTCCCGGGGCTGCCGGGCGTCCTGGACCAGCTCGTCGCGTACGCCGCGGCCCGCGATCCGGAGCTGCGCCCCTCCGACGCCGCCGCCCTGCTCGGGCTGACCCTCGACGCCCGCGCGGTGCTCAGTGACGCCGACCTCGACGCCGTGCCGCCGCAGGCGCGTGCCGGGACGCGGAGCGCCACCGAGGACCGCACCGGCGTGATCCCGCGGCCCGTCGCGGCGCAGCCGCCCGTGAACCTCACCTCCCGGCTGGAGCTCCCGGACCGCCCGGAGCCCGCACCGGCCCAGGCGGCGCCGCCGGCTCCGCGCAGGCCGCGGCGCGGCACGCTGCTCGTGATCGCCGGGGTGCTGCTCGCGCTCGGTCTGGGCACCGGGGTCTGGTACATCAACGCCGGCCAGTTCACGAAGGTCCCCAACCTGCTCGGGAAGACCGAGGCGCAGGCCAAGTCCGAGCTGTCCGCGGCCGGCCTCGGCGTGAAGCGGATCGACCGGAAGTTCAGCGACGCCTTCGACCGCGGGACGGTGATGAACTCCGACCCCGCGAGCGGCAAGCGCATCCGCGGCAACGGCGCGGTCGTGCTCACGGTCTCGCGCGGCCCGGAGGTCGTCGTCGTACCGGATGTGAAGGGCACGACGCTGGAGGACGCGAAGGCCGAGCTGACCAAGAGCGGTCTGGCGCCGGGCCTGGTCACCCAGGCGTTCAGCCAGGACATCGCCCAGGGCTCGGTGATCAGTACCGACCCGACGGGCGGGCAGAAGCGGCCGACCGACACCGCGGTCGCGATCCTGGTCAGCAAGGGCCGGCCGGTGCAGGTGCCGAACGTGGCCGGACGCCCCCTCGACCAGGCACGGGCCACCCTCCAGGACGCCGGCCTCAAGGTCGAGACGGCCGCCGAGCAGGTCAACTCGCCGTTCCCGGCCGGTACGGTCGCCAACCAGTCGATCGGCGCCGGAGCGCAGGCCGCGACGGGTGACACGGTGACGCTCACCGTGTCCAAGGGCCCCCGGCAGATCCCGGTGCCGAACGTGACCGGCCAGGAGGCGGACGTGGCCCGCAGGACGCTGGAGGCAGCCGGTTTCAAGGTGAAGGTGGAGCGCCCGTTCCTGGCCTTCAGCAACACGGTGGACGCCCAGTCGGTGCCGGGCGGCCAGAGCGCCCCCGAGGGCAGCACGATCGTCCTGCGGACCAAGGGGCTGTAG
- a CDS encoding thiazole synthase, with the protein MADDAFVLAGRTFSSRLIMGTGGAPSLDILERALIASGTELTTVAMRRLDPTVQGSVLSVLTRLGISVLPNTAGCFTAGEAVLTARLAREALGTDWIKLEVVADERTLLPDGVELLDAAETLVDEGFTVLPYTNDDPVLARKLEDVGCAAIMPLGSPIGSGMGIRNPHNFELIAERAGVPVILDAGAGTASDVALAMELGCAAVMLASAVTRAQAPVLMAAAMRDAVSAGRLAHRAGRIPQRRFAEASSPTEGRATLDPERPAF; encoded by the coding sequence ATGGCAGACGACGCTTTCGTGCTGGCCGGCCGGACCTTCTCGTCCCGTCTGATCATGGGGACGGGCGGGGCGCCGAGCCTGGACATCCTGGAACGGGCGCTGATCGCGTCCGGTACGGAGCTCACGACGGTGGCGATGCGCCGGCTGGACCCGACGGTCCAGGGCTCGGTCCTGTCGGTGCTGACCCGGCTGGGCATCTCCGTGCTCCCCAACACGGCGGGGTGCTTCACGGCGGGCGAGGCGGTGCTGACGGCGCGCCTGGCGCGGGAGGCGCTGGGCACGGACTGGATCAAGCTCGAGGTCGTGGCCGACGAGCGGACCCTGCTGCCGGACGGGGTGGAACTGCTGGACGCTGCGGAGACCCTGGTGGACGAGGGTTTCACGGTCCTTCCGTACACGAACGACGACCCGGTGCTCGCGCGCAAGCTGGAGGACGTGGGCTGTGCGGCGATCATGCCGCTGGGGTCTCCGATCGGCTCGGGGATGGGCATCCGCAACCCGCACAACTTCGAGCTGATCGCGGAGCGGGCGGGGGTTCCGGTGATCCTGGACGCCGGAGCCGGCACGGCGTCGGACGTGGCCCTGGCGATGGAGCTGGGCTGCGCGGCGGTGATGCTGGCCTCGGCGGTGACGCGGGCGCAGGCCCCTGTCCTGATGGCGGCGGCGATGCGCGACGCGGTTTCGGCGGGCCGCCTGGCCCATCGCGCGGGCCGGATCCCGCAGCGCCGCTTCGCGGAGGCCTCGTCCCCGACCGAGGGCCGCGCCACCCTCGACCCGGAACGCCCGGCGTTCTGA
- the thiS gene encoding sulfur carrier protein ThiS, producing the protein MTISVNGEPREVAAGTTLDAVVAILTAAPSGVAAALNETVVPRGQWPLTPVGEGDRVEILTAVQGG; encoded by the coding sequence ATGACCATCTCCGTCAACGGCGAGCCGCGCGAGGTCGCGGCCGGCACCACCCTCGACGCGGTGGTCGCCATCCTGACCGCGGCCCCGTCCGGCGTCGCGGCCGCACTCAACGAGACGGTGGTCCCGCGCGGACAGTGGCCGCTCACGCCGGTGGGCGAGGGCGACCGGGTCGAGATCCTCACCGCCGTGCAGGGAGGCTGA